Genomic segment of Engystomops pustulosus chromosome 8, aEngPut4.maternal, whole genome shotgun sequence:
AGGTGCAGTGAACTCTCAGTAGTAAGTTTCGGGACAGTTTCTAACTGACTCATATGTTTTTACAGATCTTTGATGTATAAAGCCAGAAGAAACTTTCTGGGAAGAAGAAGATCTGTTTGTCTTGTTTCTTTTTACTCTTAAACATGAAGACAAACCCAAGATCAACAAGGCGAAGACTGGAAATCGAACTGGACGACGACGAGAGTCCGGAACAGCAAACTTCCAGTGAAGATGAAGATGAAAACGATAAGTGCTATGTGTATAAGGAGAAGAATAAAAGTAAGAACCTAGAGCCTGGGAAGAGCAGCAACCGGAGGAAGAGGCCCTCACCCCTGGGGAAGGAGCACAGCGTCCGGAGACTGGAGAGCAATGAACGCGAGAGGCAGAGGATGCACAAGCTCAACAACGCCTTCCAGGCTCTAAGAGAAGTCATTCCACACGTCAGAGCGGAGAAGAAACTCTCCAAGATCGAAACACTCACCTTGGCCAAAAACTACATAAACACTTTAACAGCCACCATATTAAATATGTCCAATGGATGCTTGCCCGGTGCCCCGAACACTGAAacagggggtggtggggggaagCTCTATCAACATTACCAGCAGCAACATGGAGAGGAGGACAATGACGAACACTTAGAAAAATACTCAACCCAAATCCACAGCTTTCGGCAAGGAAGTTGATGTCAAGCGCAATGGGTTTTTTTATCCTTAGTATTAGGCGCAATGAAGAAACCTACAAGACTGTATTGTCCTATGACAGCGATGtatttttacaaaatattctcCCCAAAATCCATTCATCTGCACTATACTGTCATGACTATGTCCAGTATCAGCAGGGAATTAGATTTATAAGGGGTTTAGGGGCTGGTGGATTGGGAATGATATGTAAATTATTAAATTATGGGGTGACAATgagctgtaatgtaataatcattGGGTTTATGTGAAATCTTTTACAGGGATCATCTTTGTAGCAATATCATAGATGGCACAGGTGATGTAATAATATGATTTAATAGCCATTGCTTACAGGGAAACTGTTCCGGGTCTATGAAAACCTATACCAGGCACAAGTCCAAATGGACAAATGGTTTATCGTCCCAAAAAGacattttaaggggttttcc
This window contains:
- the BHLHA15 gene encoding class A basic helix-loop-helix protein 15; this encodes MKTNPRSTRRRLEIELDDDESPEQQTSSEDEDENDKCYVYKEKNKSKNLEPGKSSNRRKRPSPLGKEHSVRRLESNERERQRMHKLNNAFQALREVIPHVRAEKKLSKIETLTLAKNYINTLTATILNMSNGCLPGAPNTETGGGGGKLYQHYQQQHGEEDNDEHLEKYSTQIHSFRQGS